CCTAACCCGTTAGACCACTCCCGCCTGCTTGAAGGCGGTGAAGGCGCAGGCCAGGTGCAGCATCGCGGTGTAGTTCTCGGCTTTCTTCTCCCAGCGCACGAGGATGCGGCGG
This is a stretch of genomic DNA from Dehalococcoidia bacterium. It encodes these proteins:
- a CDS encoding transposase, translated to HIMPRDAERTLLQKLPGYRARRWPVERTHSWMNRFRRILVRWEKKAENYTAMLHLACAFTAFKQAGVV